In Paenibacillus phoenicis, one genomic interval encodes:
- a CDS encoding phosphotransferase family protein, whose product MTANMEKETFGLSQRTLRWVEEQIGQGAKVDSAVILKGGTSSAVYGVKITQGDTCHEAVLRQFTNREWLQEEPELALHETAALQAAHAAGLPSPRVLACDPDGSAYGVPSVLMTRLPGRVVLNPADLPEWLDGLARMLVEIHAAEAQPIRWNYFTYNEVSRLSVPQWSRVPEAWRRIIDRVQGPVPSYVPQFIHRDYHPANVLWQEGAISGVVDWANACMGPTGIDTGHCRLNLVQMYGVEAADAFLDNYLAQARREGCDVNDPYWDMLCLIEMLPGPPEVYQDWPDLGLNGLTPELLARRLDEYAERLIRKLDTSATER is encoded by the coding sequence GAGGAACAGATCGGGCAAGGCGCCAAGGTGGACTCGGCGGTGATCTTGAAAGGCGGCACTTCATCGGCGGTTTATGGGGTAAAAATAACCCAAGGAGACACCTGCCACGAAGCGGTACTAAGGCAATTTACCAACAGGGAGTGGCTGCAGGAAGAGCCGGAGCTCGCGTTGCACGAGACGGCGGCGCTGCAGGCGGCCCATGCGGCGGGACTGCCGTCGCCGCGTGTGCTCGCCTGCGATCCGGACGGCAGCGCTTACGGCGTGCCGTCCGTGCTGATGACCCGGCTGCCTGGCCGGGTCGTGTTGAACCCGGCGGATCTGCCGGAATGGCTGGACGGGCTTGCCCGGATGCTGGTGGAGATCCATGCGGCAGAAGCTCAGCCGATCAGATGGAACTATTTTACCTATAACGAGGTGTCCCGATTGTCTGTGCCCCAGTGGTCCCGTGTTCCTGAGGCGTGGCGGAGAATTATTGATCGCGTGCAAGGACCTGTACCATCATACGTGCCGCAATTCATTCATCGCGACTACCATCCGGCTAACGTGTTGTGGCAGGAGGGGGCGATCAGCGGGGTCGTGGATTGGGCCAATGCCTGCATGGGGCCGACCGGGATCGATACCGGCCACTGCCGATTGAATCTCGTGCAGATGTATGGGGTGGAGGCGGCGGATGCTTTTTTGGACAACTATCTTGCTCAAGCGCGGCGGGAGGGGTGCGACGTAAACGATCCCTATTGGGATATGCTATGCCTGATCGAAATGCTGCCAGGTCCGCCCGAAGTGTACCAGGATTGGCCGGATTTGGGACTGAACGGGTTAACGCCGGAGCTTCTCGCCCGCCGGTTGGACGAATACGCGGAGCGACTGATCCGGAAGCTGGATACCTCCGCCACCGAACGGTAA